In the [Clostridium] colinum genome, one interval contains:
- a CDS encoding transglycosylase domain-containing protein, with product MSQQRNNPQNKQNNVKGPRTTNSRQVRTDIGKTPQNVAKRDIHKNTSSQGVKSQKPKSQATKTKKKKKSKKKRFKRTCLGFILTMIIVIATIGGIGAGIFVRIIQDSPNLQLISVEPNVYTSIVYDKDGKEIDRFHGKENREYVTLDEISTNLQNAIVSVEDERFYDHFGIDIKGILRAVYTTIKNKIIGSSGLQGASTITQQLIKNNVTKVTRNTIETKIQEQYLAVSYEKYLENKFGSKMQAKKYILELYLNTIALGHGYNGVQAAALGYFNKDAKDLTLAESACIAAITNNPSLYSPRTQPENNKKRVTKILNHMLEQGMITKAQYDEALLEDIYSKVSDGNAHKKVEGNIIHGYFEDSLFEQVSKDLQEKHNISKGQADNLIYNGGLQIHSTKDSNMQNILEASFNNNELFPNVVYKYDVTYTVSIEDTTTGKQEHKDYRQFVKTKEEGDAFVANKKAEIESGLSQNQRIVADRANFSTQPQASMVIMDYRTGNVTALMGGRGEKTVNRGFNRATDSKRQPGSVFKVLAAYAPAIDTGVLMPGSVIVDEPIKIGKYSPKNWYGESYRGPSTVREGIEQSMNILAVKAMDMVGVDAAYQYLLNFGFTTLENDNHLSTALGGITYGVTQMEVTAAYATIANGGKYYEPKLYTKVLDHDGNVILDATTREPKQVIKETTAYMLTDMMKGVVTKGTGTAAKFKNISMPIAGKTGTTQETKDLTFVGYTPYYVAGVWFGYDRYDNTVPNMIARVGGKRVIPNDRYHLVLWRDVMEKIHKDLPKANFGPRPKDIVDVSICLDSGLLATEDCKNDPRGNRVIVDMFIKGTEPKKICDKHQVIAICKDSGKLAGDFCPKESIIFKSVFDFNEENKAPTDVCDIHLEKDITIDPNESTESTSSETNQETPSITINPNDATSQNQNTNNTTQSTTMPQEVGNIVPSVPQEQSTEATTTHHITQQPTTQQQTTGAPVFNTP from the coding sequence ATGAGTCAACAAAGAAATAATCCTCAAAACAAACAAAATAATGTTAAAGGACCAAGAACGACTAATAGTAGACAAGTTAGAACAGATATAGGAAAAACACCACAAAATGTGGCTAAAAGAGATATACATAAAAATACATCTAGTCAAGGTGTTAAATCTCAAAAACCTAAAAGTCAAGCTACTAAAACTAAGAAAAAGAAAAAATCAAAGAAAAAAAGGTTTAAAAGAACTTGCCTTGGGTTTATATTAACTATGATAATAGTTATAGCAACTATAGGTGGTATAGGTGCTGGTATTTTTGTAAGGATAATACAAGATTCACCTAACTTACAGCTAATATCTGTAGAGCCTAACGTTTATACATCTATTGTTTATGACAAAGATGGAAAAGAGATAGATCGTTTTCATGGCAAAGAAAATAGAGAGTATGTAACTTTAGATGAAATATCTACCAATTTACAAAATGCTATTGTATCTGTAGAAGATGAAAGATTTTACGACCACTTTGGTATAGATATTAAAGGTATATTAAGGGCTGTTTATACAACTATAAAAAATAAAATTATAGGCTCTAGTGGGTTACAAGGCGCTAGTACAATAACGCAACAGCTTATAAAAAATAACGTAACAAAAGTAACTAGAAATACAATAGAAACTAAAATACAAGAACAATATTTAGCAGTTAGCTATGAAAAATATTTAGAAAATAAATTTGGTAGCAAAATGCAAGCTAAAAAATATATATTAGAATTGTATTTAAATACTATTGCTTTAGGTCATGGTTATAATGGTGTACAAGCTGCGGCGTTAGGATATTTTAATAAAGACGCAAAAGATTTAACATTAGCAGAGAGTGCTTGTATAGCAGCTATAACAAATAACCCTTCTTTATATTCACCTAGAACTCAACCAGAGAACAACAAAAAAAGGGTAACAAAAATATTAAACCATATGCTAGAGCAAGGTATGATTACAAAAGCTCAATATGATGAAGCCTTACTAGAAGATATATATTCTAAAGTATCAGATGGTAATGCACATAAAAAAGTAGAAGGAAATATTATACACGGATACTTTGAAGATTCACTGTTTGAGCAAGTTTCAAAAGATTTACAAGAAAAGCATAATATAAGTAAAGGACAAGCAGATAACCTTATATATAATGGAGGGCTTCAAATACATTCTACAAAAGATTCTAATATGCAAAATATTTTAGAAGCTTCTTTTAATAATAATGAGCTTTTCCCTAATGTAGTATATAAATATGACGTAACCTACACAGTTTCAATAGAAGATACAACAACAGGCAAACAAGAGCATAAAGATTATCGTCAGTTTGTAAAAACTAAAGAAGAAGGTGATGCTTTTGTAGCCAATAAAAAGGCAGAAATAGAAAGTGGTCTTTCACAAAATCAAAGAATAGTAGCAGATAGAGCTAATTTTTCTACACAACCGCAAGCATCAATGGTTATAATGGATTATAGAACAGGAAATGTAACAGCGCTTATGGGTGGTAGAGGAGAAAAAACAGTTAATAGAGGCTTTAATAGGGCAACAGATTCTAAAAGACAACCAGGGTCTGTATTTAAAGTGTTGGCGGCTTATGCACCAGCTATAGATACAGGAGTTTTAATGCCAGGTAGCGTTATAGTAGATGAGCCAATAAAAATAGGTAAATATAGCCCTAAAAACTGGTATGGAGAGTCATATAGAGGACCTTCTACTGTTCGTGAGGGTATAGAACAGTCTATGAACATATTAGCTGTTAAGGCTATGGATATGGTTGGAGTAGACGCAGCTTACCAATATCTTTTAAACTTTGGGTTTACAACATTAGAAAATGATAATCATTTATCAACAGCACTTGGTGGTATAACATATGGTGTTACTCAAATGGAGGTAACTGCGGCTTATGCTACAATAGCTAATGGTGGTAAATATTATGAACCTAAACTTTATACTAAAGTTCTAGACCACGATGGAAATGTTATATTAGATGCAACAACAAGAGAACCTAAACAAGTTATAAAAGAAACAACGGCCTATATGCTTACAGATATGATGAAAGGTGTTGTTACAAAAGGTACAGGAACAGCAGCAAAGTTTAAAAATATATCTATGCCTATTGCAGGTAAAACAGGTACTACACAAGAAACAAAAGACTTAACATTTGTAGGATATACACCTTATTATGTTGCAGGGGTATGGTTTGGATATGATAGATATGACAACACAGTGCCTAATATGATAGCTAGAGTAGGTGGAAAGCGTGTTATACCTAATGATAGATATCATCTTGTTTTATGGCGAGATGTAATGGAAAAAATACACAAAGATTTGCCAAAAGCTAATTTTGGACCTAGGCCAAAAGATATAGTAGATGTGTCTATATGTTTAGATTCGGGACTTTTAGCAACAGAAGATTGTAAAAACGACCCTAGAGGAAATAGAGTTATTGTAGATATGTTCATTAAAGGTACAGAACCTAAGAAAATATGTGATAAACATCAAGTAATAGCTATATGTAAAGATAGTGGAAAATTAGCAGGAGATTTTTGTCCAAAAGAAAGTATTATATTTAAGTCTGTGTTTGATTTTAATGAAGAAAATAAAGCACCAACAGATGTTTGTGATATTCATTTAGAAAAAGATATAACAATAGACCCAAATGAATCTACGGAAAGTACTAGCAGTGAAACAAACCAAGAAACACCATCTATTACTATTAATCCAAATGATGCTACATCACAAAATCAAAACACAAATAATACTACACAATCAACTACTATGCCACAAGAAGTTGGTAATATAGTTCCTTCTGTACCACAAGAACAATCAACAGAGGCAACTACTACACATCATATAACACAACAACCAACTACACAACAACAAACTACTGGAGCACCAGTTTTTAATACACCTTAA
- a CDS encoding N-acetylmannosamine-6-phosphate 2-epimerase, with protein MKNGLIVSCQALENEPLHSSFIMGKMALAAYQGGAVGIRANSVEDIKEVKNNVNLPIIGIIKKDYENLIPYITPTIKEVEALVNEGVDIIALDATINQDKNFLKEVIEKYKGQKFMADISTYEEGIRADKIGFHYVGTTLIGYTEQSKNMEKFEILEKLIKDCKNAKIIAEGNFNTPEQAKKAIDMGAYAVVVGSAITRPQLITKTFADALK; from the coding sequence ATGAAAAACGGTCTTATAGTATCTTGTCAAGCTTTAGAAAACGAACCATTGCATAGCTCTTTTATAATGGGTAAAATGGCTTTAGCAGCTTATCAAGGTGGTGCCGTTGGTATAAGAGCCAATAGCGTTGAAGATATTAAAGAAGTAAAAAATAATGTAAATTTACCTATAATAGGTATTATTAAAAAAGATTATGAAAATCTTATACCATATATAACTCCGACTATAAAAGAAGTAGAAGCACTTGTAAATGAAGGTGTTGATATAATAGCTTTAGATGCTACTATAAATCAAGATAAAAATTTTTTAAAAGAAGTAATAGAAAAATATAAAGGCCAGAAATTTATGGCAGATATATCTACTTATGAAGAAGGTATAAGAGCCGATAAAATAGGCTTTCATTATGTAGGAACTACTTTAATAGGATATACAGAACAATCTAAAAATATGGAAAAATTTGAAATTTTAGAAAAACTCATAAAAGATTGTAAAAATGCTAAAATTATAGCCGAAGGAAACTTCAATACTCCAGAACAAGCTAAAAAAGCTATTGATATGGGCGCCTATGCTGTTGTTGTAGGTAGTGCTATAACTAGACCTCAGTTAATAACAAAAACTTTTGCAGATGCTTTAAAATAA